The following coding sequences are from one bacterium SCSIO 12741 window:
- a CDS encoding PepSY domain-containing protein, producing the protein MNQKLYPWIWKWHFIGGLLCLPVVILLSLTGSIYLFKDYYEEPQRKSLIQVKESTHPLSLHEQWQWARQHWDKRPQALVIPQSSTEATEFTSGRFSGKSSLFIHPSHGEVVGKIQVNQTDMYKVRKLHGELLLGAYGTKVVELVASWMVVLLLSGLYLFWPRKVGWKGLFRIRTNGPKRLMYKDLHAVSGFWFSLILLLILAGGLPWTDVFGTGYKWVQQKTDAGYPAEWKGRSFHSQINGEPLTLDQMVAQARELNLPGTVSVSLPKSENSVFSVSNESSQLSSHAVYHFDQYSGKQLYHGTWSDIGLMMKTRLWVMAFHQGQFGWWNWLLVLFTSLGLTFLSISAILSYLARKKKGKLSIPSVPESAKPGFWIWMVLILLGILLPLFGLSVLFLILVQLPRWIADQELDFWSGNQI; encoded by the coding sequence ATGAACCAAAAATTGTATCCCTGGATTTGGAAATGGCATTTCATTGGAGGATTGCTGTGCCTGCCCGTCGTTATTCTTCTATCCCTAACTGGGAGTATCTACTTGTTTAAAGACTATTACGAAGAGCCGCAAAGAAAATCGCTTATTCAAGTGAAAGAATCCACCCATCCGTTAAGCTTGCACGAACAGTGGCAATGGGCCAGGCAGCATTGGGACAAACGTCCGCAGGCTTTAGTCATTCCCCAGTCTTCAACAGAAGCCACCGAGTTTACCTCTGGCCGTTTCTCTGGAAAGTCCAGTCTGTTTATCCACCCATCTCATGGAGAAGTGGTGGGGAAAATACAGGTTAATCAAACCGATATGTATAAAGTGAGAAAGCTTCACGGCGAATTGCTCTTGGGTGCCTATGGTACCAAGGTGGTAGAGCTTGTTGCTTCCTGGATGGTGGTGCTCCTGTTATCTGGATTGTATCTTTTTTGGCCCCGTAAAGTTGGTTGGAAGGGCCTATTTAGAATTCGAACGAACGGCCCCAAGCGACTCATGTACAAAGATCTTCATGCCGTTTCTGGTTTTTGGTTTTCGCTCATCTTATTACTGATATTGGCTGGCGGATTACCCTGGACCGATGTTTTTGGAACGGGCTATAAATGGGTTCAGCAAAAAACGGATGCGGGTTATCCTGCTGAATGGAAAGGGAGATCCTTTCACTCTCAGATAAATGGAGAACCCTTGACTTTGGATCAAATGGTGGCTCAAGCCCGAGAATTGAATCTGCCGGGAACGGTGAGTGTTTCACTACCTAAATCAGAAAACAGTGTATTTAGCGTGTCCAACGAATCCAGTCAATTGAGTTCGCATGCTGTGTATCATTTCGATCAATACTCAGGCAAACAGTTGTATCACGGTACCTGGAGTGATATTGGCTTAATGATGAAAACCCGGCTTTGGGTCATGGCTTTTCATCAAGGGCAATTTGGATGGTGGAATTGGCTGTTGGTTCTATTCACTTCGCTTGGATTAACCTTTTTGAGTATTTCAGCTATCCTGTCTTACCTGGCCAGAAAGAAAAAGGGGAAACTCAGCATTCCATCCGTTCCCGAGTCGGCCAAGCCTGGATTTTGGATTTGGATGGTCCTTATTTTGTTGGGGATACTGTTGCCTTTGTTCGGCCTTAGTGTTTTGTTTCTAATACTTGTTCAACTGCCCAGGTGGATTGCGGATCAGGAGCTTGATTTTTGGTCTGGAAATCAGATATAG
- the xrtN gene encoding exosortase N yields MILNLPNRVVSTTRPILLIAVGALLSFQNLSYYLRFDFNLILTLMALPVCITVERHHRGSWRYAVLSVGLLALYPVLKVQSLFFLGFCSFVLFIIDHWMGKINHLPMALLLVSSPFALFAMEVIGFPLRLELTQWAAFCCRWFEPNLVAEGNRLLLGEEVFRVDPECMGLKLMNTTFVLGLAFLAYFQRKRNQFLPLSFIPAWGLLSLLLVLIGNLIRIVLIVFFRAMPETPLHEIIGLVTWLVYTLLPLLGLTYGFLRFWGKPTEAKTQHRSAPFRNGVLMTLLLLGLLTGININRDEFRNRPKQQELATRELPGFTRKVNDHQVVQYENDLALIYVKPGVHFYGADHTPLICWKGSGYQFRNERILTLGEQQIFAAELLQNDSKLFTAWWYDNGSHQTISQWDWRWRMAKGEPSFRLINLTCSSEEELHHQLQSLLSHSLIPDSV; encoded by the coding sequence ATGATCCTGAATTTACCCAATCGAGTGGTCTCAACCACCCGTCCCATCCTTCTAATCGCGGTAGGAGCATTACTGAGTTTTCAAAACCTCTCCTACTACCTGCGATTCGATTTTAATTTGATCCTGACCCTGATGGCGCTTCCCGTATGTATAACGGTTGAGCGCCATCACCGGGGGTCTTGGCGTTATGCTGTTTTAAGCGTGGGTTTGCTTGCCTTGTATCCGGTGCTAAAAGTTCAATCCCTTTTCTTCCTTGGCTTTTGCTCCTTTGTACTCTTTATCATCGACCATTGGATGGGAAAAATCAACCACCTACCCATGGCTTTGCTTTTGGTATCCTCCCCCTTTGCGCTTTTTGCCATGGAAGTCATTGGTTTTCCCCTTCGCCTGGAGTTGACTCAATGGGCCGCGTTTTGTTGCCGGTGGTTTGAGCCAAACCTGGTCGCGGAAGGAAATCGTCTGCTGCTGGGAGAGGAAGTATTTCGGGTTGATCCTGAATGTATGGGACTTAAATTGATGAATACCACCTTTGTTCTGGGCTTGGCTTTTCTGGCCTACTTTCAGCGTAAGCGAAATCAATTCTTACCGCTTTCTTTTATTCCCGCTTGGGGTTTACTTTCCCTTTTACTGGTTTTGATAGGCAACCTGATTCGCATTGTACTCATCGTCTTTTTTCGAGCCATGCCTGAAACGCCGCTACACGAAATCATTGGCCTGGTCACCTGGTTGGTCTACACCTTGCTTCCTTTATTGGGTTTGACTTATGGTTTTCTACGATTTTGGGGCAAACCGACTGAAGCCAAGACTCAGCACCGCTCTGCTCCTTTTCGCAATGGTGTTTTGATGACATTGCTTCTTCTTGGGCTGTTGACAGGGATCAATATAAACCGGGACGAGTTTAGAAATCGCCCCAAACAACAGGAGCTTGCTACCCGGGAGCTTCCCGGATTTACCCGAAAGGTTAACGATCACCAGGTTGTTCAATACGAAAATGATCTGGCCCTGATTTACGTAAAACCCGGAGTCCACTTTTACGGCGCCGACCACACCCCGTTGATCTGCTGGAAAGGAAGCGGCTATCAATTCCGAAATGAAAGAATTCTCACGCTGGGCGAGCAACAGATTTTTGCGGCCGAACTTCTTCAAAACGACTCCAAGTTATTTACCGCCTGGTGGTATGACAATGGTAGCCATCAAACCATTTCTCAATGGGATTGGAGGTGGCGAATGGCCAAGGGCGAACCTTCCTTTCGATTAATCAACCTGACCTGTTCTTCGGAAGAAGAATTACACCATCAACTTCAAAGCCTATTATCTCATTCCCTTATTCCCGATTCTGTATGA
- a CDS encoding DinB family protein → MTTNQDFVQEMMTLQNKIEELVKQHLEGRDPRELQFKVNPDKWSALECMDHLNRYDDHYLPLVKKAMDRYPVKKGGFRYSWLGKKFVKMMEPNGTKTFKALKDMNPSLSAVDPQTARRYLSNMDEMRTLIADLERANLNKRCIPTTMSSFIVLKLGDIIHFLLMHKYRHTLQAVRALKEAEIGAAKIVQ, encoded by the coding sequence ATGACTACTAATCAGGACTTTGTCCAAGAAATGATGACTCTTCAAAACAAAATTGAGGAGTTAGTAAAACAACATCTCGAAGGAAGAGACCCAAGGGAATTGCAGTTCAAAGTCAATCCCGATAAATGGAGTGCCTTGGAATGCATGGATCACCTTAATCGCTATGATGATCACTACTTGCCACTGGTGAAAAAGGCGATGGACCGGTATCCGGTGAAGAAGGGTGGTTTTCGCTACAGTTGGTTAGGTAAAAAGTTTGTCAAAATGATGGAGCCCAACGGAACGAAGACGTTTAAAGCCCTAAAGGATATGAATCCATCCTTATCCGCTGTAGATCCTCAAACGGCTCGTAGATACTTGAGCAATATGGATGAAATGCGAACGCTTATCGCTGATTTGGAACGAGCAAACTTGAACAAACGGTGCATTCCAACCACCATGAGTTCTTTCATTGTGCTCAAGTTGGGAGATATCATCCACTTCCTTTTAATGCACAAATACCGACACACACTTCAGGCGGTGAGGGCCCTAAAAGAGGCCGAAATAGGGGCTGCGAAAATAGTGCAGTGA
- a CDS encoding SRPBCC family protein: protein MPKVHVNRSIQMDASPEKVYQLLSDFNNWTPWSPWLITEPDAKVTVSDDAKFYEWDGNRVGSGNMRIVGEKENSRIDLDLTFLKPWKSTAKVWFDIKAKGQGSEVSWGMDTSLPFIMFWMKKTMSAMIGMDYDRGLNMLKEFIEAGTVSSKLDFKGETQFDGCSYVGVKTSCSIQEVGSKMQADLARVGEFAQQNQDLEPGMVFSIYHKWDPVKGLVEYTSGISVKKLPGNLPAGLVSGEIPNTRIYSVEHHGAYHYLGNAWSALYNMQRSKVFKAKKGVHPFEIYHTDPHSTPDKEHVTSINFAVK, encoded by the coding sequence ATGCCCAAAGTACATGTCAATCGATCCATCCAAATGGATGCGTCGCCCGAGAAAGTTTATCAATTACTAAGTGACTTTAATAATTGGACGCCTTGGTCTCCCTGGTTAATCACTGAGCCAGACGCCAAGGTAACCGTGTCTGATGATGCCAAGTTTTACGAATGGGACGGCAATCGGGTCGGATCGGGTAATATGCGGATCGTCGGAGAAAAAGAAAACAGCCGGATCGATCTGGATCTGACCTTTTTGAAACCCTGGAAATCGACAGCTAAAGTTTGGTTTGACATAAAAGCCAAAGGCCAAGGTAGTGAGGTATCCTGGGGCATGGACACCAGCTTACCCTTCATCATGTTTTGGATGAAAAAAACGATGAGCGCCATGATCGGTATGGATTATGACCGTGGCCTAAACATGCTCAAAGAATTCATAGAAGCGGGTACGGTAAGCTCCAAGTTAGATTTTAAAGGAGAAACTCAATTTGACGGATGCAGCTATGTTGGGGTAAAAACGTCCTGTAGTATTCAAGAGGTGGGTTCAAAAATGCAAGCCGATTTAGCCCGTGTAGGAGAATTTGCCCAACAAAACCAGGATTTGGAACCGGGCATGGTCTTCTCAATTTACCACAAATGGGATCCGGTTAAAGGATTGGTGGAATATACCTCTGGGATTTCGGTCAAAAAGCTTCCGGGAAATTTGCCCGCAGGCCTGGTCAGCGGAGAAATTCCAAACACCCGGATTTATTCGGTTGAACATCACGGTGCCTATCACTACCTGGGTAATGCCTGGAGTGCCTTGTACAACATGCAACGCTCCAAAGTGTTTAAGGCCAAGAAGGGTGTACATCCATTTGAGATTTATCACACGGATCCGCACTCTACACCTGATAAGGAGCACGTTACCTCCATCAACTTCGCGGTTAAGTAG
- a CDS encoding acetyl-CoA C-acyltransferase, protein MKEVYIVSAVRTPIGSFMGALSTVPATRLGSVAIKAALEKSGVKAENVDEVFMGNVLQANEGQAPARQAAMGAGLGDHVPCTTVNKVCASGMKSISLAAQSILAGDNHLVIAGGMESMSQVPHYFPARNGVKFGDTKMIDGMLKDGLIDVYNDTHMGNCAELCAKENEITREDQDEFAMESYRRAAAAWEAGKFAEEVVPVEVPQRRGEPIIVNQDEEYRNVKMEKIPNLRPAFQKEGTVTAANASTLNDGASALVIASKEAVEKYGLTPIARIVSYADAAQAPEWFTTAPAKAVPVALGKANLEASDIDYWELNQAFSVVGIANAKLLGIDPSKVDVNGGAVALGHPLGNSGSRIVVTLINVLKQNGAKYGAAGICNGGGGASAMVIENL, encoded by the coding sequence ATGAAAGAAGTATATATCGTATCAGCGGTTCGTACGCCCATCGGAAGTTTTATGGGTGCTTTGTCTACTGTTCCTGCCACACGTTTGGGCTCGGTAGCGATTAAAGCTGCTTTGGAAAAATCCGGAGTTAAAGCCGAAAATGTAGACGAAGTATTTATGGGTAACGTACTGCAGGCCAATGAAGGTCAGGCTCCTGCTCGTCAAGCCGCTATGGGTGCTGGTTTGGGCGATCACGTTCCTTGTACTACCGTGAATAAGGTGTGTGCCTCTGGTATGAAATCTATTTCCCTGGCTGCTCAGTCTATCCTGGCTGGCGACAATCACTTGGTGATCGCTGGTGGAATGGAAAGCATGAGTCAGGTTCCTCACTACTTTCCTGCCAGAAATGGAGTGAAGTTTGGGGATACCAAAATGATCGACGGAATGCTTAAAGATGGTTTGATTGATGTGTACAACGATACACACATGGGTAACTGTGCTGAGCTTTGTGCGAAGGAAAACGAAATCACTCGTGAAGACCAGGATGAATTTGCCATGGAATCTTACCGTCGTGCTGCTGCCGCTTGGGAAGCTGGAAAATTTGCTGAAGAAGTAGTGCCGGTAGAAGTACCTCAGCGTCGTGGAGAGCCTATCATAGTGAACCAAGATGAAGAGTACCGCAATGTGAAAATGGAAAAGATTCCTAATCTACGCCCTGCTTTCCAAAAAGAAGGAACCGTAACTGCGGCTAACGCATCTACTTTGAATGATGGAGCATCTGCCTTGGTTATTGCCAGCAAAGAAGCGGTTGAGAAATACGGATTGACTCCTATCGCTCGTATCGTAAGCTATGCAGACGCTGCTCAAGCTCCTGAATGGTTTACTACTGCTCCTGCTAAGGCAGTGCCAGTAGCTTTAGGTAAAGCAAACTTGGAAGCCTCCGATATTGACTACTGGGAATTGAACCAGGCCTTTAGTGTAGTTGGAATTGCCAACGCTAAATTGCTCGGAATCGATCCTTCTAAAGTAGACGTAAACGGTGGTGCTGTTGCTTTGGGTCACCCACTTGGGAACTCTGGTTCTCGTATCGTGGTTACCTTGATCAACGTATTGAAGCAAAATGGTGCAAAATACGGAGCAGCAGGTATTTGCAACGGTGGAGGTGGAGCCTCAGCCATGGTTATTGAAAACCTTTAA
- a CDS encoding TonB-dependent receptor — protein sequence MKYLFLYFLLFWVVSPVFSQTVISGSVTDSESGEPLPFTHVYNVRTQHKTTTGSLGDFSLEAQVGSDTLVISFLGYETQRILATQSVSVVLEPAALKLNDVIVSANREEEKRTDMPIAISSISAKTIDDNKPTSIDQVLNQTPGVYMVDLGNEQHTMSIRRPIDYGASYLYLEDGVPIRASGVFNHNALLEINMANVRKVEIIRGPSSSMYGSEAIGGSVNFISKRASLRPTARVQIQGNSIGYKRADFTASNTFKKKLGIRLSGYYADQKDGVISHSDFHKLALSLNTNYRISKSSEIQWNQSFIDYYADMSGSLDSSDFYSKTYSSNQTFTNRKVRAYRSTLSLKHYWKDNSKSTVTGYYRNNSIKQNPSYRVRDDYKPWIPSGQPGLAHGEVNENKFSSYGLIAQHKKGFDFLNSSLVVGSSIDYSPNAYQAEYIRIHKEDGNYTSFDETDSLLADYLADLTNFAAYAQLKVEPVKNLQVTGALRYDFFNYSFDNHLGSNAFTSVLDGQNTFAQLTPKLGLTYNWTKYLGTYANYGRGFVPPQVTELYRGNEVPALKPVHYNNYELGGWLTFARQRGKLELSLYQMDGINEIISVLQDDGSRIRQNAGKTSHQGIEYGLTVFPIKDLAVRFSGTVARHEFVDFKESGTDFSGNRIPQSPEWIANSQVSYAPSYFPGFRISLEWQHVSPYFMDQANTKTYEGYDVFNLRTGYTWKGIEVWAHVMNLTDELYATVARANQWGQSYSLGKPRFFTLGLSYSFKSKKS from the coding sequence ATGAAATATCTATTCTTATATTTTCTGTTGTTCTGGGTAGTAAGCCCAGTGTTTTCCCAAACGGTGATCAGCGGATCCGTAACCGATTCTGAATCTGGAGAGCCCTTACCGTTTACCCATGTATATAATGTTAGAACCCAGCATAAAACAACGACCGGTTCGTTAGGCGATTTTAGCCTCGAGGCCCAAGTGGGAAGTGATACCCTTGTCATTTCCTTTCTGGGTTATGAAACCCAAAGAATATTGGCCACTCAATCGGTTTCTGTTGTATTGGAGCCGGCTGCGCTCAAGCTGAACGACGTGATCGTAAGTGCCAATCGAGAAGAGGAGAAGAGAACGGACATGCCGATCGCTATTTCCAGTATCTCCGCCAAAACCATCGATGACAACAAGCCGACTAGCATCGATCAAGTGCTCAACCAAACCCCTGGGGTATATATGGTTGATCTCGGAAATGAGCAACACACTATGAGCATCAGACGGCCGATTGATTACGGAGCCTCATATTTGTACCTCGAAGACGGTGTGCCCATTCGGGCCTCAGGGGTGTTTAATCACAATGCCCTGTTGGAGATTAATATGGCCAACGTACGCAAAGTGGAGATTATCCGAGGGCCCTCTTCCAGTATGTATGGAAGTGAAGCCATTGGTGGCTCGGTCAACTTTATTAGCAAAAGAGCTTCGTTGAGACCTACCGCCAGGGTACAGATTCAGGGAAATTCTATTGGGTACAAACGAGCTGATTTTACGGCCTCCAATACCTTTAAGAAAAAGTTGGGCATTCGCCTATCTGGTTACTATGCGGATCAAAAGGATGGTGTGATTTCCCACAGCGATTTTCATAAGCTGGCTCTTTCCCTGAATACGAACTACCGGATTTCGAAAAGCTCGGAAATTCAATGGAATCAGTCCTTCATTGATTACTACGCGGATATGTCAGGATCTCTGGATAGCTCCGATTTTTACAGTAAAACTTATAGTTCCAATCAAACCTTTACCAACCGTAAGGTGAGAGCCTACCGAAGTACCTTGAGTCTGAAGCACTACTGGAAGGACAATTCCAAGTCTACCGTCACGGGTTATTACCGCAACAACTCCATCAAGCAAAATCCATCTTACCGGGTAAGAGACGATTACAAGCCCTGGATTCCTTCCGGACAACCTGGATTGGCCCATGGAGAGGTGAATGAAAATAAGTTTTCAAGTTATGGGCTTATCGCTCAGCACAAGAAGGGCTTTGACTTTTTGAACAGCAGTTTGGTGGTTGGAAGTAGCATTGATTACAGTCCAAATGCCTATCAGGCCGAATACATCCGCATCCACAAAGAGGATGGTAACTACACCTCGTTTGATGAAACGGATAGCCTATTGGCGGATTACCTTGCTGATCTGACCAACTTTGCGGCCTACGCTCAACTAAAGGTTGAACCCGTGAAAAACCTACAGGTAACCGGGGCTCTGCGTTACGATTTCTTCAACTATTCTTTTGACAACCATTTGGGAAGTAATGCATTTACTTCGGTGTTGGATGGTCAGAATACGTTTGCTCAATTGACACCTAAATTGGGTTTAACTTATAACTGGACGAAGTATTTGGGAACTTATGCCAACTACGGTAGAGGTTTTGTTCCTCCACAGGTAACGGAACTCTATCGAGGAAATGAAGTTCCTGCACTTAAGCCGGTTCATTACAACAACTATGAACTCGGAGGATGGTTAACCTTTGCACGTCAGCGAGGCAAATTGGAGCTAAGCTTGTACCAAATGGATGGGATTAATGAGATCATTTCTGTTTTGCAAGATGACGGTTCTCGCATTCGACAAAATGCCGGTAAAACCAGTCACCAAGGTATCGAGTACGGTTTAACGGTTTTTCCCATCAAGGATTTGGCCGTTCGCTTTAGCGGTACTGTCGCCCGTCACGAGTTTGTAGATTTTAAAGAATCGGGAACTGATTTTTCTGGAAATCGTATTCCTCAGTCTCCGGAATGGATTGCCAACTCGCAGGTAAGTTATGCACCCTCTTATTTCCCTGGATTCAGAATCAGTTTGGAATGGCAGCACGTAAGTCCCTATTTCATGGATCAGGCCAATACCAAGACCTATGAGGGGTATGATGTATTTAACCTAAGAACCGGATACACCTGGAAAGGAATCGAAGTGTGGGCTCACGTGATGAACCTTACGGACGAATTGTATGCTACGGTGGCTCGTGCCAATCAATGGGGGCAGTCCTATTCCTTGGGTAAGCCTCGATTCTTCACCTTGGGATTGTCTTATTCTTTTAAGTCTAAGAAGTCTTAA
- a CDS encoding Crp/Fnr family transcriptional regulator: MEESPIRQFFLQSGLSEEAVALMTEHWNIPKTLKRGEFLSRPDQIEHFLYYIHHGTMRIYLTRDDSEYDVGFGYDNTLINSFPSFVTQEPDGYHIQILKTAKLTAIRRQDFYDAMGQSREIAEFWTRSMELAVLGKTDRETDLLILSPQERAQKLLKRSPQVFQFIPRKYLASYLRMSPETLSRLKL, from the coding sequence ATGGAAGAATCGCCTATTCGTCAGTTTTTTCTTCAGAGTGGACTTTCTGAAGAGGCAGTTGCTTTGATGACCGAGCATTGGAATATTCCAAAAACGCTTAAACGGGGCGAGTTCTTAAGCCGCCCGGATCAAATTGAGCATTTTCTATACTACATCCATCATGGAACCATGCGGATATATCTAACCCGAGATGACTCCGAGTATGACGTAGGTTTCGGATATGACAACACCTTGATCAATAGTTTTCCATCCTTTGTTACTCAGGAGCCAGATGGCTACCACATTCAGATTCTCAAAACGGCTAAACTCACTGCCATACGCCGGCAAGATTTTTACGACGCCATGGGGCAAAGCCGCGAAATTGCGGAATTCTGGACCCGTTCCATGGAATTGGCAGTACTTGGCAAAACTGATCGCGAAACCGACTTACTCATCCTTTCGCCTCAGGAAAGAGCTCAAAAGTTACTGAAACGTAGTCCACAGGTGTTTCAATTTATTCCCAGAAAATACCTGGCTTCTTACCTCCGGATGTCTCCGGAAACCTTAAGTCGATTGAAGCTGTAA
- a CDS encoding XrtN system VIT domain-containing protein — translation MSTSKNTKEFTDNLVGWKRVGIGMILVSLALFLAGSGWIPIGDHKLKGDGLFVLNYAIAALYFVSTLGHTLFTGGLRSFRVDRQVFLIAVTLFCISAFSFNLTLRLFSDFTLWVRLYLLVMLFPLAMNILYRDLPIWARIPVAFTIGMGMVLSLSFATYLLPMAGIGLILFFILGLSLHLLAPAILFFSYISQAIKMKLDAAERWWLALGIALPVGYLIFFLIQWSVAKDTLITSGQKAHLRSADLPRWVVASQFLNNDGITEKMLAYDLQYDHRWLAWNDFNVAGTSYGENRQHDPLVWFAKSMVGTPHFTQNERIQMLSLLRNKRHLAHRKLWSGSNLKTQKMESHWDIYPEYRLAYIEKKLFIEHSGNGRDQEALYTFHVPEGAVVTSMSLVIEGREEMGRLTTRHKADTAYRSIVRPVNRRPRDPSLVHWQEGNRVTVTVYPCTPEEVRELKVGFTVPLKIGKEQLFIPDIWFEGPYADQAPEDCSLQVISDHPTEWIHFEPTRPKLEDGMYSWKSNYGKRKDFILKSVPLSSSTFSFQNRHYQLVDGADSLSTFIPERVYLDVNGQWTQEEWDYLLETYAEQDIYVHRNKMIQVTPENQHKLFSQLLQKRFSCFPFFEIECPETSLLVAKSSSTGPNLTDLRDSPFGKKLLASLEEEVPPIHLLEMGEYSPLYKTFLEFGLFNATQGTVYYAREMQDKHQFKAYLNSDRQIEIPGSRLLIQEVDSALPGNAPDHVMRLFAYNHVLHQSGRTYFVASREIPDPLIEEAAEAFVVTPISSLVALETENDYKRFGIDKNKQGLKNASKHQSGAVPEPHEWALILLAGVILFGFLIKRLT, via the coding sequence ATGTCTACGTCAAAAAACACCAAAGAATTTACCGACAATTTAGTCGGCTGGAAAAGGGTTGGAATAGGAATGATCCTGGTATCTCTTGCTCTGTTTTTAGCTGGGTCAGGATGGATCCCTATCGGAGATCACAAGTTAAAGGGAGATGGTCTTTTCGTTTTAAACTACGCCATCGCTGCACTGTATTTTGTTTCCACCTTGGGGCATACTCTATTCACAGGCGGGCTTCGATCTTTTCGCGTTGATCGTCAGGTTTTTCTCATCGCTGTAACCCTGTTTTGCATAAGCGCATTTTCCTTCAACCTCACCCTGCGATTATTCTCAGATTTCACTCTGTGGGTTCGCCTCTATCTATTGGTCATGCTGTTTCCGCTGGCCATGAATATTCTTTATCGGGATTTACCTATTTGGGCCCGGATACCAGTAGCTTTTACCATCGGGATGGGGATGGTTTTATCGTTGAGTTTTGCTACCTATCTCCTTCCGATGGCTGGTATCGGGCTAATCTTGTTTTTTATTCTGGGATTATCCCTGCACCTATTGGCCCCGGCTATTCTATTCTTTTCCTACATCAGTCAAGCGATTAAGATGAAATTGGATGCCGCCGAACGCTGGTGGCTGGCCTTGGGGATTGCGCTCCCTGTAGGGTATTTGATTTTCTTTTTGATCCAATGGTCGGTCGCCAAAGACACCTTGATTACTTCCGGCCAAAAGGCTCACCTGCGATCCGCCGATTTACCTCGCTGGGTGGTGGCCAGTCAATTCCTGAACAACGACGGCATCACTGAAAAAATGCTGGCCTACGATCTGCAATACGATCACCGTTGGTTGGCCTGGAACGACTTCAACGTAGCGGGTACTTCTTATGGTGAAAACCGGCAACATGATCCCCTGGTATGGTTCGCTAAATCGATGGTTGGAACGCCTCATTTTACCCAAAATGAACGCATTCAAATGTTGAGTCTTTTGAGGAACAAACGTCACCTTGCCCATCGAAAGCTGTGGTCGGGTAGCAATCTCAAAACCCAAAAAATGGAATCGCACTGGGATATTTATCCCGAATACCGCTTAGCTTACATCGAGAAAAAGCTATTCATAGAACACTCTGGAAACGGTCGCGATCAAGAAGCACTTTACACCTTTCATGTTCCAGAAGGAGCTGTGGTTACGTCCATGTCTCTTGTGATTGAAGGGCGGGAAGAAATGGGACGCTTAACCACCCGTCACAAAGCGGATACGGCTTACCGTTCCATAGTGCGCCCGGTAAATAGAAGACCTCGGGATCCTTCCCTGGTTCACTGGCAAGAAGGCAATCGAGTGACCGTTACGGTATATCCCTGCACTCCGGAGGAGGTAAGAGAGCTCAAAGTGGGCTTTACCGTTCCCCTTAAGATTGGAAAAGAGCAATTGTTCATCCCAGATATTTGGTTTGAAGGACCTTATGCCGATCAAGCTCCCGAAGATTGTAGCCTTCAGGTAATTAGCGATCATCCCACAGAATGGATTCACTTTGAACCTACCCGCCCTAAGTTAGAGGACGGCATGTATTCCTGGAAGTCCAATTACGGCAAGCGCAAGGATTTTATCTTAAAATCCGTTCCCTTAAGTTCTTCCACCTTTTCCTTTCAAAATCGCCATTACCAACTAGTCGATGGTGCCGATAGCCTATCCACATTTATTCCAGAAAGGGTTTACCTGGATGTTAATGGACAATGGACTCAGGAAGAATGGGATTACCTGTTGGAGACTTACGCCGAACAGGATATCTATGTCCACCGCAATAAAATGATTCAGGTAACTCCTGAAAACCAACACAAACTCTTCTCTCAGCTCCTTCAAAAGCGATTCAGCTGTTTTCCTTTTTTCGAAATAGAATGTCCAGAAACCTCTCTTCTTGTCGCTAAATCATCGTCGACGGGTCCCAATCTAACCGATTTGAGAGATTCTCCATTTGGAAAAAAACTGCTTGCCAGTTTAGAAGAAGAGGTCCCACCCATCCACTTGCTTGAAATGGGCGAATACTCGCCCCTTTACAAAACCTTTCTCGAATTTGGGCTCTTCAACGCCACCCAGGGAACAGTGTATTACGCTCGTGAAATGCAAGACAAGCACCAATTCAAGGCCTACTTGAACAGCGATCGGCAAATTGAAATACCAGGCTCCCGATTGCTAATTCAAGAAGTAGACTCGGCTCTTCCAGGAAATGCTCCGGATCATGTAATGCGCCTCTTTGCCTACAACCATGTTCTCCACCAATCCGGCAGAACCTATTTTGTGGCAAGTCGTGAGATTCCCGACCCACTTATTGAGGAAGCAGCCGAGGCATTTGTAGTCACTCCTATCTCGAGTTTGGTAGCCCTGGAGACCGAAAATGACTACAAAAGATTTGGTATCGATAAAAACAAGCAAGGTTTGAAAAATGCCAGTAAACATCAATCTGGAGCAGTTCCCGAACCTCACGAATGGGCGCTCATTTTGTTGGCCGGTGTTATTCTGTTTGGCTTTCTTATCAAACGATTAACCTAA